A portion of the Acidisarcina polymorpha genome contains these proteins:
- a CDS encoding FAD-dependent oxidoreductase, whose product MSIDNNENHSLLFPRLDAQSLQTLQRKGSVRKTTVDEVLFNRETLQHGLFVVLSGSIDLVGVTNGHESIISVLAQGEFTGELTQLSGRRSLVSCRVSTAGEVLEVDRESLRHIMQTDAVVGNLLLNAFVQRRIYLIANAVGDAVLIGSTHSSDTLRLRSFLVRNGHPYTYLDIDEDPDIQTVLDQFGIEVADIPVLICRGDVVLRAPSNAEAAVCFDLNAGVDQTNVFDVVIVGAGPSGLAAAVYGASEGLNVLVVESNAPGGQAGSSSRIENYLGFPFGISGQELADAAYIQAEKFGARLSIARSACTVQCEQHPYRVKLDDGTLIQTRTVVVATGSRYRRLDIPDVARFDGNGVYYGATQLEAPLCQGEAVVIVGGGNSAGQAAIFLSSFATKVYLLVRGPNLKINMSKYLISRIEASPTIILKTRTTVLALEGGDRLEGIRWMDHLTGESEDHEVRRLFMMAGADPNTSWVSGCLSLDTKGFIKTGTSVLADWSLQRAPYPLETNVPGVFAVGDVRAESVKRVASAVGEGSMCIQFVHRALANQ is encoded by the coding sequence ATGTCGATCGATAACAACGAGAACCACTCATTACTCTTTCCTCGCCTTGACGCTCAAAGCCTCCAAACGCTTCAGAGAAAAGGTTCGGTGCGAAAGACTACGGTGGATGAGGTCCTTTTCAACCGGGAAACTCTACAGCATGGGCTCTTCGTTGTGCTGAGCGGCAGTATTGATCTCGTCGGCGTTACAAACGGGCATGAATCCATTATCAGCGTACTCGCTCAGGGTGAGTTCACGGGCGAGTTGACTCAGCTCTCTGGTCGGAGAAGTCTTGTCTCTTGTCGAGTTTCGACAGCCGGCGAAGTTCTTGAAGTGGATCGCGAATCATTGCGCCACATCATGCAAACGGATGCCGTCGTCGGCAATCTGCTGCTGAATGCCTTTGTGCAACGAAGAATCTATCTGATTGCGAATGCCGTGGGTGACGCAGTCTTAATCGGCTCCACCCATTCCAGTGACACCCTACGCTTGCGCTCGTTCTTGGTACGTAACGGGCACCCCTATACCTATCTGGACATTGATGAAGATCCCGATATTCAAACCGTTCTAGATCAGTTTGGTATTGAAGTGGCCGACATTCCGGTTCTGATTTGCAGAGGAGACGTGGTTCTGCGTGCTCCTAGCAATGCAGAAGCAGCCGTATGTTTCGACCTGAACGCTGGGGTGGACCAAACTAATGTGTTCGATGTGGTTATCGTTGGAGCTGGACCATCTGGATTGGCGGCCGCAGTTTATGGAGCATCCGAAGGACTCAACGTATTAGTTGTTGAGAGTAACGCTCCTGGTGGGCAAGCTGGATCGAGCTCGCGCATCGAGAACTACCTCGGATTCCCCTTCGGGATTTCGGGACAGGAGCTGGCGGACGCTGCTTACATTCAGGCAGAAAAATTTGGAGCTAGGTTATCCATTGCTCGAAGCGCCTGTACGGTGCAATGCGAGCAACATCCTTATCGGGTAAAGCTCGATGACGGAACTTTGATCCAGACCCGAACTGTTGTCGTTGCCACCGGATCTCGTTATCGTCGATTGGATATCCCTGATGTCGCTCGCTTTGATGGTAACGGAGTCTATTACGGGGCGACACAACTTGAGGCTCCTCTGTGTCAAGGCGAAGCGGTTGTAATTGTCGGCGGCGGAAATTCTGCCGGGCAAGCTGCGATCTTCCTTTCGAGTTTCGCGACTAAAGTCTATCTGCTTGTTCGTGGGCCAAATCTCAAGATCAACATGTCCAAATACCTGATCTCAAGAATTGAGGCTTCGCCAACCATCATCCTGAAGACGCGCACGACTGTATTGGCTCTGGAGGGTGGAGACAGGTTGGAGGGTATTCGTTGGATGGATCACTTGACAGGCGAATCAGAAGACCATGAGGTCCGGCGCCTGTTCATGATGGCTGGGGCCGACCCAAACACAAGCTGGGTGAGCGGCTGCCTTTCCTTGGACACCAAGGGATTCATAAAGACGGGTACGAGCGTGCTTGCAGACTGGAGTCTTCAGCGTGCTCCCTATCCCCTAGAGACAAATGTGCCAGGAGTGTTCGCTGTAGGAGACGTGAGGGCTGAAAGCGTGAAGAGAGTAGCGTCGGCTGTTGGAGAAGGTTCCATGTGTATTCAGTTCGTTCATCGTGCATTGGCGAATCAATGA
- a CDS encoding carbonic anhydrase: MTFVDTITLRNDEFAKERYSTDLKIIPSAKSIIIGCLDPRVDPVDVFGLKSGEAAIYRNVGGRINPALVEAMVLLPIVTRAAGQEMGLGWDLIILHHTECGIIGCYKHAPDLLAIHLGVSRSQLDLMAIADPRKAVAMDVESYRSNKDIPGGFMISGLVYDVATGLIEVVVPPSRLRLGA, translated from the coding sequence ATGACCTTCGTTGACACAATCACTCTACGAAACGACGAGTTTGCCAAGGAACGGTATTCGACTGATCTGAAGATTATCCCCTCAGCGAAGAGCATCATCATCGGGTGCCTCGATCCCAGAGTCGATCCGGTAGACGTCTTCGGGTTGAAGTCGGGCGAGGCGGCAATTTACAGAAATGTTGGCGGCAGGATCAATCCTGCCCTCGTCGAAGCCATGGTCTTGCTCCCGATCGTGACCAGAGCCGCAGGCCAAGAGATGGGCTTAGGGTGGGACCTCATCATTCTCCACCATACCGAGTGCGGCATCATCGGCTGTTATAAACACGCGCCTGATCTGCTCGCAATCCATCTGGGTGTTAGCAGGTCCCAACTCGATCTGATGGCGATCGCCGACCCACGCAAAGCTGTGGCCATGGATGTTGAATCCTATAGGAGCAACAAAGACATCCCTGGTGGATTCATGATCTCTGGGCTTGTCTACGACGTTGCAACAGGGTTGATCGAAGTCGTCGTGCCTCCAAGCCGACTCCGCTTGGGTGCGTAG
- a CDS encoding NmrA family NAD(P)-binding protein, with amino-acid sequence MNSDQVSKRSAASDTDTKLILVTGATGDTGRPTVKLLLERGHRVRALARKQDGRSRALQELGAEVVFGDMLKIGDIRAALKGVRSAYFVYPLAHGQVEASVISAKAAEEEGLELVVNMSHKQSRPFARSQATMAHWLSEQVFDWSGIPVTHLRITFFAEWILYISALIRKGRYVVPFDGDSRFAPIASSDIARIVVGLLENPAKHVGQALSLHGPVEYSHVELAALIAGVLGKDVRFEQVSTPEFLELLGIPNDTAKGAHFEAVKIDQQEGLLSGTDSLGSEIAGGPLMTMEEFVANHRAQLM; translated from the coding sequence ATGAATTCTGATCAGGTAAGCAAGCGTAGTGCAGCATCTGACACGGACACAAAGCTGATCCTGGTTACCGGGGCAACAGGCGACACTGGACGGCCAACGGTGAAGCTCCTGCTGGAGAGAGGTCATCGAGTAAGAGCATTGGCGCGCAAACAAGATGGGCGCTCCAGAGCACTTCAGGAGCTTGGCGCCGAAGTCGTCTTTGGCGACATGTTGAAGATTGGCGACATTAGGGCGGCGCTGAAGGGTGTCAGGAGTGCCTATTTCGTCTATCCTCTGGCGCACGGACAAGTCGAGGCCTCGGTAATCTCTGCCAAGGCCGCGGAAGAAGAAGGACTGGAACTCGTCGTAAACATGTCTCATAAGCAGTCTCGGCCTTTCGCGAGAAGCCAAGCAACGATGGCTCATTGGCTTTCGGAGCAAGTCTTTGACTGGTCAGGAATACCCGTAACGCACCTCCGGATTACGTTCTTCGCCGAATGGATACTTTACATCTCCGCCCTTATTCGCAAGGGGCGTTATGTAGTTCCGTTCGACGGCGACAGCCGCTTTGCGCCCATCGCCTCAAGCGATATTGCGCGGATCGTGGTCGGTCTACTTGAGAATCCAGCGAAACACGTCGGGCAGGCCCTATCCCTTCACGGGCCCGTTGAATATAGCCACGTCGAGCTTGCGGCGCTTATCGCGGGGGTTCTCGGAAAAGACGTTCGCTTCGAACAGGTCTCTACGCCCGAGTTCCTAGAGTTGCTTGGCATTCCGAACGACACCGCAAAGGGAGCGCACTTCGAGGCGGTGAAGATTGATCAGCAGGAGGGACTTCTCAGCGGAACCGACAGCCTAGGATCGGAGATTGCCGGCGGTCCACTCATGACGATGGAAGAGTTCGTTGCAAACCATCGTGCACAACTGATGTGA
- a CDS encoding ligand-binding sensor domain-containing protein encodes MNEQTIKLPIIEGREIRFSRLSAAQGLSQVRVSNIIQDDRGFMWFGTQDGLNRYDGYKFKVFRHDNAHPDSLSGVYIYSLFKDRSGTIWVGSDQYLDRFDALTETFTHYRIDAQNSSGSATAINQISQDDSGMLWLSTGSGLYKLDPTSGLISHYRHVPTDPSSLGDNDIKTTGEDRAGTFWVGTGRTLDEFDRISGKVKRHIPLGDSGMGTYFHEDRFGVFWIIYGEDGVIATFDRKTSTLTRYELTPESGAGKVRNPAYTMLEDHQGTMWFGTGATGLLRFDRERRQFISNNNRPGDSESLADTRVITLFEDSEENIWAGLHQAEPNFFESKSPPFESFTHGTGTHNGLGGALIGALYEDRQGVLWVATESLVKRIVRKTGRSSTFRQLRNYEVLSIIEEGSDTLWFGTGGQGLMRYNRRTGRIRTYRHDPTDSTSLCSDLIERLLIDHRGNLWAATWDGLCRFDPTNQHFITYKPDLNTRGLNYYAIAEAENGSLWLGSNLGLLSFDPGSGRFKIYHHNLDDPQSLSDNRVNAVFFDHLGQMWIGTQNGLDKFNPEIHTFAAYGERQGMAGNVVSCILEDTRGRLWESTNKGVSSFDPPTEQFNNYTTADGLPGPDLTGWGACYKSAAGEMFFGGFSGAAAFYPSRVRDTVQVPNIVLTDFRLAGAEVPIGNKSPLKESITDTNYITLTSRQNIFSFEFSALSYFNSETTRYRYKLEGLDIKWNEVDSTQRIASYTTLPKGDYTLRVQSASSRGPWNEPGVSLHVHILPPWWDTWWFRTTYVASITLCLWFGYRFRLQEVTRQHNLRLQERLRERSRIARELHDTLLQGFQGLMLQFQNVLNTLQHDEPIYRRIEHVLGRADDVLLEGRQSISGLRDEGRNEGDLSELLMHYGEQLAEDHTVPFSFFLIGEARHIDPAMLREIYCIGREAIRNAFQHSRAAKIEAELSYERTVVTLTVRDNGIGIEPQVLAAGLNGHWGVSGMRERAEAIGGQLSVWSGLGSGTEITLTAPLSAIDSPFKWESLWRRIGVLGRKV; translated from the coding sequence GTGAATGAGCAGACTATAAAGTTGCCGATTATTGAAGGGAGGGAAATTCGATTCTCCCGGCTATCCGCCGCCCAGGGCCTATCTCAAGTCAGAGTCTCGAATATCATCCAGGACGATAGAGGTTTCATGTGGTTTGGGACGCAGGACGGTCTAAATCGCTACGATGGTTACAAGTTTAAGGTCTTCAGGCACGATAACGCGCATCCGGACAGTTTGAGCGGGGTCTACATCTATTCCTTATTCAAGGACCGCTCTGGCACCATTTGGGTTGGATCGGATCAATATCTTGATCGATTCGACGCTCTCACCGAAACATTCACTCACTACCGAATTGACGCGCAAAATTCGAGCGGTTCAGCGACTGCCATCAATCAGATCAGCCAAGACGACTCCGGCATGCTTTGGTTATCTACAGGTAGCGGTCTGTACAAGTTAGATCCCACGAGCGGGCTGATTAGCCATTATCGCCACGTTCCGACTGACCCATCTAGCCTCGGTGACAACGATATAAAAACGACTGGCGAAGACCGGGCGGGCACCTTCTGGGTCGGGACTGGTAGAACTCTTGACGAATTCGATCGTATAAGCGGGAAGGTGAAAAGGCATATTCCTCTCGGCGATTCCGGGATGGGAACCTATTTCCACGAAGATAGATTCGGTGTGTTTTGGATCATCTACGGCGAAGATGGCGTTATAGCGACATTTGATCGGAAAACGAGCACGCTGACTCGGTATGAGCTGACACCGGAGAGCGGTGCGGGCAAAGTAAGAAACCCGGCCTATACGATGCTCGAGGATCACCAAGGAACAATGTGGTTTGGAACAGGTGCCACAGGCTTGCTGAGATTTGACCGCGAACGTAGGCAATTTATAAGCAACAATAATCGCCCAGGCGATAGCGAGAGCCTAGCAGATACGCGGGTAATAACTCTATTCGAGGATAGCGAAGAGAATATCTGGGCCGGCTTGCATCAGGCAGAACCCAATTTTTTCGAAAGCAAGTCGCCGCCGTTCGAAAGCTTCACGCATGGCACCGGAACTCACAATGGCTTGGGAGGAGCTTTGATTGGTGCTCTCTACGAGGATCGGCAGGGCGTTTTGTGGGTAGCTACAGAAAGTCTAGTGAAGCGCATCGTACGCAAGACCGGCCGCTCCTCTACCTTCAGGCAGCTCCGTAACTACGAAGTCCTCTCGATCATCGAGGAAGGATCGGACACTTTGTGGTTTGGAACTGGTGGTCAGGGGCTCATGCGTTACAACCGTAGGACTGGTCGGATACGCACCTACCGTCACGATCCAACTGATTCCACCTCATTGTGCAGCGATCTTATCGAGCGCCTACTTATCGATCATCGTGGCAATCTTTGGGCGGCAACCTGGGATGGTCTTTGCCGCTTCGATCCAACGAACCAGCACTTTATTACATACAAACCGGATCTAAACACGCGTGGCTTGAATTATTACGCTATCGCTGAAGCGGAAAATGGCAGCCTGTGGCTTGGCAGCAATCTGGGGTTGCTGAGTTTTGACCCAGGTAGTGGCCGTTTCAAGATTTATCACCATAATTTGGATGATCCCCAAAGTCTCAGTGACAACCGGGTCAACGCTGTATTCTTTGATCACCTAGGACAGATGTGGATTGGCACGCAAAATGGTTTAGATAAATTCAATCCAGAAATTCACACGTTTGCTGCCTATGGTGAACGGCAGGGGATGGCTGGAAATGTTGTGAGTTGTATCCTGGAAGACACGCGCGGTCGTCTTTGGGAAAGCACAAATAAAGGTGTGTCGAGCTTTGACCCACCCACAGAACAATTCAACAACTACACCACCGCTGACGGTCTTCCTGGCCCTGATCTCACTGGATGGGGTGCATGTTACAAGAGCGCGGCGGGAGAGATGTTTTTTGGAGGCTTCAGCGGTGCGGCTGCCTTTTACCCAAGCCGGGTCCGCGATACAGTTCAAGTCCCGAATATTGTTCTGACAGATTTTCGGCTAGCTGGCGCAGAAGTCCCAATAGGCAATAAGTCGCCGCTTAAAGAGTCAATCACGGATACGAATTACATAACCCTCACGAGCAGGCAGAACATCTTCTCATTCGAGTTTTCTGCTCTCAGCTACTTTAACTCAGAAACCACTCGTTATCGCTATAAGCTAGAAGGGCTTGATATTAAGTGGAATGAAGTCGATAGCACACAACGAATTGCGAGCTACACGACTTTGCCTAAGGGTGACTACACCTTGCGCGTACAGAGTGCGTCGAGCAGGGGGCCTTGGAATGAGCCCGGCGTTTCGCTCCACGTTCACATACTGCCGCCGTGGTGGGATACCTGGTGGTTCAGGACAACTTATGTGGCAAGCATCACGCTATGTTTATGGTTCGGATACCGCTTTCGATTGCAAGAAGTCACGCGGCAGCACAATCTCCGTCTTCAGGAGCGACTCAGGGAACGCAGTCGGATAGCGCGCGAACTGCACGATACTCTCTTGCAAGGGTTCCAAGGGCTAATGCTACAGTTCCAAAATGTGCTCAACACTCTGCAGCATGATGAGCCTATCTACAGAAGAATCGAACACGTTCTGGGGCGCGCCGATGACGTTTTGTTGGAAGGGCGCCAGAGCATTAGCGGTCTCCGCGATGAGGGCAGGAACGAGGGCGATCTTTCGGAACTTCTAATGCACTACGGCGAGCAACTTGCGGAGGATCATACCGTCCCTTTCAGCTTCTTCTTAATTGGCGAGGCGCGGCATATAGACCCGGCGATGTTAAGGGAAATTTATTGTATAGGGCGCGAAGCCATACGGAATGCGTTCCAACATTCGCGTGCGGCAAAGATAGAGGCAGAATTGTCATACGAACGGACTGTTGTGACACTAACTGTTCGTGACAATGGCATCGGTATCGAGCCTCAAGTGTTGGCTGCAGGACTTAATGGGCATTGGGGTGTTTCTGGTATGCGTGAGCGCGCTGAAGCTATAGGCGGACAATTGAGTGTATGGAGTGGCCTAGGTTCCGGTACGGAAATTACTCTGACGGCACCGCTAAGCGCGATTGATTCCCCTTTTAAATGGGAGTCACTGTGGCGTCGCATAGGCGTCTTGGGAAGAAAGGTCTGA
- a CDS encoding helix-turn-helix domain-containing protein produces the protein MLVNSDEPLVEVACCTGFADQACFNRAFLTLMGISPGRWRRAFEQPGTRTITIHIIAICTSLEQRPGYFMINPADPETGGDLTRDRYHESMRRTHYLISLLHPIRPTIRNWLGRHEVTLSASAFVPRNGREWQVRPFFPRRLCDATVTPI, from the coding sequence CTGCTCGTGAATTCAGACGAGCCTCTCGTCGAGGTGGCCTGTTGTACTGGCTTCGCGGACCAAGCCTGCTTCAATCGAGCCTTCTTAACACTCATGGGTATCAGTCCCGGTCGATGGCGCAGGGCCTTCGAACAGCCTGGGACACGCACCATCACCATTCATATCATCGCAATCTGCACATCTCTTGAACAAAGGCCGGGATATTTTATGATCAACCCCGCCGATCCAGAGACGGGCGGTGACCTGACTAGAGATAGATATCACGAGTCGATGCGGCGAACCCACTATCTAATCTCGTTACTTCACCCGATTCGCCCTACAATCCGGAACTGGCTCGGACGACATGAAGTCACTTTATCCGCTTCCGCATTTGTTCCTCGAAATGGCCGTGAATGGCAGGTCAGACCTTTCTTCCCAAGACGCCTATGCGACGCCACAGTGACTCCCATTTAA
- a CDS encoding response regulator, producing MASDGLLSFGGIGMTPTSSRIRVLSVDDHAMIREGVAGAVNAQPDMELVGEARDGQEAIEAYRRYHPDITLLDLRMPIMNGAEALKVIRGEFPGARIIVLTTYDGDVQAVRALRAGAQGYLLKSMLRKDLLDTIRLVHAGRRCIPPEIAERMAKYFDQSSLTDRETDVLRLVASGHSNKITAQRLSISEDTVKNHMSSILSKLGANDRTHAVTIALKRGFLEG from the coding sequence ATGGCTTCCGACGGCTTATTGTCCTTCGGCGGGATTGGCATGACGCCCACTAGCAGCCGGATTCGCGTGCTGAGCGTCGACGATCACGCGATGATCCGGGAAGGTGTCGCTGGCGCAGTGAATGCTCAGCCCGACATGGAACTTGTTGGAGAGGCGAGGGACGGGCAAGAGGCTATCGAAGCCTATCGGCGTTACCATCCCGACATTACGCTCCTTGATCTTCGGATGCCAATCATGAACGGCGCTGAAGCATTGAAGGTGATTCGAGGGGAGTTTCCTGGTGCACGAATCATCGTCCTTACGACGTATGACGGGGACGTCCAAGCCGTGCGGGCACTGCGGGCGGGAGCGCAGGGATATCTGCTGAAGAGCATGCTTCGAAAGGATTTGCTTGACACGATCCGCCTGGTCCACGCCGGCCGAAGGTGCATACCACCCGAGATCGCAGAACGTATGGCAAAGTATTTCGACCAGAGTTCGCTTACAGATCGGGAGACCGACGTCCTAAGACTAGTTGCCAGCGGGCATTCAAATAAGATCACCGCACAACGGCTGTCGATCTCTGAAGATACTGTCAAGAACCATATGAGCAGCATCCTCTCTAAACTTGGGGCGAACGATCGCACTCACGCCGTGACCATCGCGCTCAAGCGAGGATTTCTTGAAGGCTAG
- a CDS encoding DUF4143 domain-containing protein, producing the protein MKQTTWSDEGYTLHHYRDKDQDEVDIVVEDEHGALVGIEVKASATVHANDFKGMRKLLDTCGDDLKLGIVMYDGTKVVPFGDRLFAAPMSCLWV; encoded by the coding sequence ATGAAGCAGACCACATGGTCCGACGAAGGCTATACGCTCCATCACTATCGGGATAAGGATCAGGATGAGGTTGACATCGTCGTAGAGGATGAACACGGCGCACTGGTCGGTATTGAGGTCAAAGCAAGCGCAACCGTCCACGCGAACGACTTCAAAGGGATGAGGAAGCTGTTGGACACTTGTGGTGATGATCTGAAACTTGGAATCGTGATGTATGACGGAACGAAGGTAGTCCCTTTCGGGGACCGCTTATTCGCCGCTCCAATGTCTTGCCTTTGGGTTTGA
- a CDS encoding ClpX C4-type zinc finger protein, whose product MTIPKQPEPPPRCSFCGMDRHSVRMLISGIDAYICDECVKLCVEIAENESRA is encoded by the coding sequence ATGACCATCCCCAAACAGCCAGAACCGCCGCCGCGCTGCTCCTTTTGCGGCATGGACAGGCATTCCGTCCGCATGCTGATTAGCGGGATAGACGCGTACATCTGCGATGAGTGCGTAAAACTGTGCGTCGAGATCGCGGAGAATGAGAGCCGTGCTTAA
- a CDS encoding SOS response-associated peptidase family protein — MLKFVDQQWQSSALIFTEHVPWIQRAAVHRGHNGDDMRWGLVPFFTKQLSDVKGISTINAKAENVENSPTWRTQFSGAGQKPRISSYHW; from the coding sequence GTGCTTAAGTTCGTCGACCAGCAGTGGCAGAGCAGCGCGCTAATATTCACAGAACATGTTCCCTGGATTCAGCGGGCTGCTGTTCATCGTGGTCATAATGGCGACGACATGCGCTGGGGGCTTGTCCCCTTCTTCACCAAGCAACTGTCCGACGTGAAAGGGATATCGACCATCAACGCAAAGGCGGAGAATGTAGAAAACAGCCCGACCTGGCGGACGCAGTTTTCCGGGGCGGGTCAAAAACCGAGAATCTCCAGCTACCACTGGTAG